A single window of Gossypium hirsutum isolate 1008001.06 chromosome A10, Gossypium_hirsutum_v2.1, whole genome shotgun sequence DNA harbors:
- the LOC107925099 gene encoding berberine bridge enzyme-like 8 has product MKISSSIFSLISIFILLLISSATSSDFDGFLQCLLQQSNSSLPIIDAILTPNNSTFQSIYQLRANNLRNFLSAISRPVAIITALHPSHAQAAVICAKRHDFQLRIRSGGHDFEGLSYTSKVPFVILDMFNLNSIDIDMSTETAWVQAGATTGELYYRIAEKSNVHGFPSGVWTTLGIGGHFSGGGYGFLMRKYGLSIDNVIDAQLIDANG; this is encoded by the coding sequence atgaaaatttcaagctcCATCTTTTCCCTTATTTCAATCTTCATTTTGTTATTGATTTCATCGGCCACATCTTCCGATTTTGATGGTTTTCTTCAATGCCTTCTTCAACAGTCTAATTCTTCTCTTCCGATCATCGATGCAATATTAACTCCCAACAATTCGACTTTCCAATCTATATACCAATTACGTGCTAATAATCTTCGAAACTTTTTATCAGCAATTTCGAGACCGGTGGCCATTATAACCGCTCTACATCCATCCCATGCACAAGCCGCTGTTATTTGCGCCAAGAGACATGATTTTCAGCTAAGGATTCGAAGTGGTGGTCATGATTTCGAGGGACTTTCGTACACTTCTAAAGTCCCATTTGTTATCCTCGATATGTTCAATCTAAACTCTATAGATATCGACATGTCGACTGAAACAGCGTGGGTTCAAGCAGGAGCTACTACCGGCGAACTTTATTATAGGATAGCCGAGAAGAGCAATGTCCATGGATTCCCATCGGGTGTTTGGACCACTCTAGGCATTGGTGGACACTTCAGTGGAGGTGGGTATGGGTTTTTAATGAGAAAATACGGGCTTTCCATTGATAATGTCATTGATGCACAGTTGATCGACGCTAATGGTTGA
- the LOC107925098 gene encoding berberine bridge enzyme-like 7 — translation MGEDVFWAIRGGGITSFGIILSWRIKLVRVPPRVTVFTVQRTLEQGATELAYRWQQVAPKLPKDLFIRLQPVPINNGGNNNTVRVSFIGHFLGQADGLLRLMNVSFPELGLTRNHCLGMSWVESTVYCANFPNGTSIDMLLDRVQENKVFSKSKSDYYKALIPKQGLETLWQGLMDIEDILVQMNPYGGRMEEILDSETAFAHRAGNLFMVLYRVQWSESHGGINTTERYVEMSRRLYEAMAPYTSSNPREAFLNYRDLDIGSNESDETDFEDAQEYGAKYFRNNFIRLAKAKATIDPENFFKNEQSIPPLPH, via the coding sequence ATGGGGGAAGATGTGTTTTGGGCTATAAGAGGCGGTGGAATAACGAGCTTTGGTATCATCCTTTCATGGCGGATCAAGTTGGTTCGTGTCCCACCTAGGGTCACTGTTTTCACCGTGCAAAGGACCTTGGAACAAGGCGCAACGGAACTGGCTTATCGTTGGCAACAAGTTGCTCCTAAACTGCCCAAAGATCTCTTCATTAGACTCCAGCCTGTGCCTATCAACAATGGCGGCAACAATAACACTGTTAGGGTTTCATTCATCGGCCATTTTCTGGGACAAGCTGATGGGCTTTTACGATTAATGAACGTAAGCTTCCCCGAGTTGGGTTTGACCCGAAATCACTGTTTAGGGATGAGTTGGGTGGAATCGACCGTATACTGTGCGAATTTCCCCAATGGAACCTCCATTGATATGTTACTCGATAGAGTTCaagaaaacaaagtgttctccAAGAGCAAGTCCGATTACTACAAAGCATTGATCCCCAAACAAGGGTTAGAGACCTTATGGCAAGGATTAATGGACATTGAAGACATCTTGGTCCAGATGAACCCTTACGGTGGGCGAATGGAAGAGATTTTGGACTCGGAGACCGCGTTTGCACACCGAGCCGGAAACCTCTTCATGGTGCTGTACAGGGTCCAATGGTCCGAGTCTCACGGAGGGATCAACACCACGGAACGTTACGTTGAGATGTCGAGGAGGTTGTACGAGGCAATGGCCCCGTACACATCGAGCAACCCAAGAGAAGCGTTTCTCAACTACCGAGACCTCGACATTGGCAGCAACGAAAGCGACGAGACGGATTTCGAGGATGCTCAAGAATATGGCGCTAAATATTTCCGAAACAATTTCATAAGACTAGCAAAAGCGAAAGCCACGATCGATCCTGAGAATTTCTTCAAGAACGAGCAAAGCATACCACCATTGCCTCATTGA
- the LOC107924959 gene encoding berberine bridge enzyme-like 17, giving the protein MKASSYTCFIVSIFVLFSISSAASYDPVDFDAFLQCLPKHSDHSVSIAGAILTPNNASFQSIYQLRANNLRVLLSATSRPVAIITALHPSHAQAAVICAKRHGFQLRIRSGGHDYEGLSYISDVPFVILDMFNLKSIDIDMKTETAWVQAGATTGELYYSIAKTSEVHGFPSGVCTTLGIGGHFSGGGYGFLIRKYGLSIDNVIDAQLIDAKGRILDRKSMGEDVFWAIRGGGTTSFGIILSWRIKLVRVPPRVTVFNVQRTLEQGATELAYRWQQVAPKLPKDLFIRLQPVPINNGGNNKTVSVSFIGHFLGQADELLRLMNVRFPELGLTRNDCSEMSWVESALSWAGFPNGTSIDVLLNRVQVDRVFYKSKSDYYKAVIPKQGLETLWQVLMDIEDIFVQFNPYGGRMEEISESETAFAHRGGNLFKAQYGIQWSESDGGINATGRYVEMSRRLYNAMAPYASSNPREAFFNYRDLDVGSNESGETDFEVAKEYGAKYFRNNFMRLTGVKAKIDPENFFKNEQSIPPLPTPPSH; this is encoded by the coding sequence ATGAAAGCTTCAAGCTACACCTGTTTCATTGTTTCGATTTTCGTTTTGTTCTCTATTTCATCCGCGGCATCTTACGATCCGGTCGATTTTGATGCTTTTCTTCAATGCCTTCCTAAACATTCCGACCATTCTGTCTCGATTGCTGGAGCTATATTGACTCCCAACAATGCATCTTTCCAATCTATTTATCAATTACGTGCTAACAATCTTCGAGTCTTATTATCTGCGACTTCAAGGCCGGTGGCTATTATAACCGCTCTACATCCATCCCATGCACAAGCTGCGGTCATTTGCGCTAAGCGTCATGGTTTTCAACTAAGGATTCGAAGTGGTGGACATGATTACGAGGGACTTTCGTATATTTCCGACGTCCCGTTTGTTATCCTCGATATGTTCAACCTTAAGTCTATAGATATCGACATGAAAACCGAAACGGCATGGGTTCAAGCCGGAGCTACTACCGGCGAACTTTATTATAGTATAGCCAAGACAAGCGAAGTCCATGGATTCCCATCTGGTGTATGTACCACTCTTGGCATTGGTGGACACTTCAGTGGAGGTGGGTATGgatttttaataagaaaatacgGGCTTTCCATTGATAATGTCATCGATGCACAATTGATCGACGCTAAAGGTCGAATCCTTGACCGTAAATCAATGGGGGAAGACGTGTTTTGGGCTATAAGAGGCGGTGGAACTACTAGCTTCGGTATCATCCTTTCATGGCGGATCAAGCTGGTTCGTGTCCCACCTAGGGTCACTGTTTTCAACGTACAAAGGACCTTGGAACAAGGCGCAACGGAGCTGGCTTATCGTTGGCAACAAGTTGCTCCTAAACTGCCCAAAGATCTCTTCATTAGACTCCAGCCTGTGCCTATCAACAATGGCGGCAACAATAAAACTGTTAGCGTTTCATTCATCGGCCATTTTCTGGGACAAGCTGATGAACTTTTACGATTAATGAACGTAAGATTCCCTGAATTGGGTTTGACCAGAAATGATTGTTCAGAGATGAGTTGGGTCGAATCGGCCTTAAGTTGGGCGGGTTTCCCCAATGGAACCTCCATTGATGTGTTGCTCAATAGAGTTCAAGTAGACAGAGTGTTTTACAAGAGCAAGTCCGATTACTACAAAGCAGTGATCCCCAAACAAGGGTTGGAGACCTTATGGCAAGTGTTGATGGACATTGAAGACATATTCGTGCAATTTAACCCTTACGGTGGGCGAATGGAGGAGATATCCGAGTCGGAGACAGCCTTTGCGCACCGCGGTGGGAACCTCTTCAAGGCACAGTACGGGATCCAATGGTCCGAGTCCGACGGAGGGATCAACGCCACAGGGCGTTATGTCGAGATGTCAAGGAGGTTGTACAATGCGATGGCCCCGTATGCGTCGAGCAACCCGAGGGAAGCGTTTTTCAATTACCGAGACCTCGACGTCGGTAGCAACGAAAGCGGCGAGACGGATTTTGAGGTTGCGAAGGAATACGGAGCAAAGTATTTCAGGAACAATTTTATGAGGCTGACGGGTGTGAAAGCCAAGATAGACCCTGAGAATTTCTTCAAGAACGAACAAAGCATACCGCCTTTGCCAACGCCGCCATCTCATTAA